The following are encoded in a window of Haloarcula halophila genomic DNA:
- a CDS encoding amino acid-binding protein, which yields MSDSTDEVRSYTVRLELVDEPGELLRALGPIADNGGNLLSIFHERGNVTPRGHIPVEVDMEATPERFDGIVDALRDAGINVIQAGAERYSETLTVVLTGHLINTDLSDTLSRIQEHTDATVTDLSLSAPEGTEDATSSARIRLATEQNATESVMETIRDIAAEKELRVIEPLAAGGEL from the coding sequence ATGAGCGACTCGACCGACGAGGTTCGGTCCTACACAGTTCGGCTCGAACTGGTCGACGAGCCGGGTGAACTGTTGCGGGCGCTCGGGCCCATCGCCGACAACGGCGGTAACCTCCTCTCTATCTTCCACGAACGGGGCAATGTCACGCCCCGCGGGCACATCCCCGTGGAGGTCGACATGGAGGCGACCCCCGAACGGTTCGACGGTATCGTCGACGCGTTGCGCGACGCGGGCATCAACGTCATCCAGGCTGGCGCCGAGCGTTACAGCGAGACACTGACGGTCGTCCTCACGGGGCATCTCATCAACACGGACCTCTCGGATACGCTCTCGCGCATCCAGGAGCATACAGACGCGACGGTGACGGACCTCTCGTTGTCGGCGCCCGAAGGGACCGAGGACGCCACCTCCAGCGCACGGATCAGATTGGCGACCGAACAGAACGCGACCGAGTCAGTGATGGAAACGATCAGAGATATCGCGGCCGAAAAGGAGCTACGTGTCATCGAACCACTGGCCGCCGGGGGTGAACTATGA
- a CDS encoding elongation factor EF-2, translating into MGRRKKIVQECETLMNDPEYIRNIAIAAHVDHGKTTLTDNLLAGAGMISDDTAGEQLAMDTEEDEQERGITIDAANVSMTHEYEDQNHLINLIDTPGHVDFGGDVTRAMRAVDGALVVVDAVEGAMPQTETVLRQALREGVKPTLFINKVDRLISELQEGPEEMQERLLAVIRDVNELIRGMTEEMDDIDDDWTVSVEEGTVGFGSALYKWGVSMPSMQRTGMDFGEIMELERADKRQELHERTPLSDVVLDMVCEHFPNPVDAQPRRVPRIWRGDADSELADDMRLVNEDGEVVLMVTDIGVDPHAGEIAAGRVFSGTLEKGQELYVSGTAGKNRIQSVGIYMGGEREEVEHVPAGNIAAVTGLKDAIAGSTVSSIEMTPFESIEHISEPVITKSVEAQNMDDLPKLIETLQQVAKEDPTIQVEINEDTGEHLISGQGELHLEVIGQRIERNQGIPINTGEPIVVYREAPQSSSREVEGRSPNNHNRFYITIEPLNEDIVETIKLGEASMDMPELERREALQDAGMDKDTSQNVEHIHGTNVLIDDTKGIQHLNETMELVIEGLEEALDDGPLAAEPVQGSLIRLHDARLHEDAIHRGPAQVIPAVREAVHNALIDADIKLLEPIQQVRIDVPNDHMGAASGEIQGRRGRVDDMYQEGDLMVVEGVAPVDEMIGFSSDIRSATEGRASWNTENAGFQVMADNLQPDKITEIRTRKGMKTELPEAIDYF; encoded by the coding sequence ATGGGCCGACGTAAGAAAATCGTTCAGGAATGTGAGACACTGATGAACGACCCGGAGTACATCCGGAACATCGCCATCGCTGCTCACGTCGACCACGGGAAGACGACGCTGACTGACAACCTGCTGGCCGGTGCCGGCATGATCTCCGACGACACCGCGGGCGAACAGCTCGCGATGGACACCGAGGAGGACGAGCAGGAACGTGGGATCACCATCGACGCCGCGAACGTCTCGATGACCCACGAGTACGAGGACCAGAACCACCTCATCAACCTCATCGACACGCCGGGCCACGTCGACTTCGGTGGCGACGTGACCCGCGCGATGCGTGCGGTCGACGGTGCGCTCGTCGTCGTCGACGCCGTCGAGGGCGCCATGCCACAGACCGAGACGGTGCTGCGCCAGGCGCTCCGTGAGGGCGTCAAGCCGACCCTGTTCATCAACAAGGTCGACCGCCTCATCTCGGAGCTGCAGGAAGGCCCCGAAGAGATGCAGGAGCGCCTGCTCGCTGTCATCCGTGACGTCAACGAGCTCATCCGCGGGATGACCGAGGAGATGGACGACATCGACGACGACTGGACCGTCTCCGTCGAGGAGGGGACCGTCGGCTTCGGGTCGGCGCTGTACAAGTGGGGCGTCTCGATGCCCTCGATGCAACGCACCGGGATGGACTTCGGCGAGATCATGGAGCTCGAACGCGCCGACAAGCGCCAGGAACTCCACGAGCGCACGCCGCTGTCCGACGTCGTGCTCGACATGGTCTGTGAGCACTTCCCGAACCCCGTCGACGCCCAGCCCCGTCGTGTCCCGCGTATCTGGCGTGGGGACGCGGACTCGGAACTCGCCGACGACATGCGGCTCGTCAACGAGGACGGCGAAGTCGTCCTGATGGTCACCGACATCGGTGTCGACCCCCACGCCGGCGAGATCGCTGCCGGCCGTGTCTTCTCCGGAACCCTGGAGAAGGGCCAGGAGCTGTACGTCTCCGGGACCGCCGGCAAGAACCGCATCCAGAGCGTCGGGATCTACATGGGTGGCGAGCGCGAGGAGGTCGAACACGTCCCCGCCGGCAACATCGCCGCCGTCACCGGCCTCAAAGACGCTATCGCCGGCTCGACCGTTTCGAGCATCGAGATGACTCCCTTCGAGTCTATCGAACACATCTCGGAGCCGGTCATCACGAAGTCCGTCGAGGCACAGAACATGGACGACCTGCCGAAGCTCATCGAGACGCTCCAGCAGGTCGCCAAGGAAGACCCGACGATCCAGGTCGAGATCAACGAGGACACCGGCGAACACCTCATCTCCGGCCAGGGTGAGCTCCACCTGGAGGTCATCGGACAGCGCATCGAGCGCAACCAGGGCATCCCGATCAACACCGGGGAGCCGATCGTCGTCTATCGCGAGGCCCCCCAGTCCAGCTCCCGCGAGGTCGAGGGCCGCTCGCCGAACAACCACAACCGGTTCTACATCACCATCGAGCCGCTCAACGAGGACATCGTCGAGACGATCAAGCTCGGCGAAGCCTCGATGGACATGCCCGAACTGGAGCGCCGTGAGGCTCTCCAGGACGCCGGCATGGACAAGGACACCTCCCAGAACGTCGAACACATCCACGGGACGAACGTCCTCATCGACGACACGAAGGGGATCCAGCACCTCAACGAGACGATGGAACTGGTCATCGAAGGGCTCGAAGAGGCCCTCGACGACGGTCCCCTCGCTGCGGAGCCGGTCCAGGGCTCGCTCATCCGGCTCCACGACGCGCGGCTCCACGAGGACGCCATCCACCGCGGTCCGGCACAGGTCATCCCGGCAGTCCGGGAGGCCGTCCACAACGCACTGATCGACGCCGACATCAAACTGCTGGAGCCGATCCAGCAGGTCCGTATCGACGTACCCAACGATCACATGGGCGCCGCGAGCGGCGAGATCCAGGGCCGTCGTGGCCGCGTCGACGACATGTACCAGGAAGGCGACCTGATGGTCGTCGAGGGCGTCGCGCCCGTCGACGAGATGATCGGCTTCTCCAGTGACATCCGCTCGGCCACCGAGGGCCGTGCCTCCTGGAACACCGAGAACGCCGGCTTCCAGGTCATGGCCGACAACCTCCAGCCCGACAAGATCACCGAGATCCGCACGCGAAAGGGGATGAAGACCGAGCTGCCGGAAGCGATCGACTACTTCTAA
- a CDS encoding DUF5781 family protein gives MELHVQGGPVEPFLGAQDLFSTEYDLDRPVTVRVREDPDERTRVSHSEDGHLLTISRQAATSAMARELALHEFAHMHHHERGHPSHTQSTEEAIYLALAGRSVEQRKLTHCYQIANHMRDVYADDVWMAMAPGDKLVPFLEASLAAAVADRPADPPGWDHVTPTTPRDRGPDEPTARLTPAADPEITAVNAAFALALCERHDLVDDDHRLYDLAHAAAADAEGVSLAEFKRHFASLSPDPDASEFRKALVDVTRAYATSGTKAAD, from the coding sequence ATGGAACTACACGTACAGGGCGGGCCGGTCGAACCGTTTCTCGGCGCACAAGACCTCTTCTCGACGGAGTACGATCTCGACCGGCCAGTGACAGTCCGGGTCCGTGAGGACCCCGACGAACGAACGCGGGTGAGTCACAGCGAGGACGGCCATCTGTTGACGATCTCCCGGCAGGCCGCGACCAGCGCGATGGCCCGGGAACTCGCGCTCCACGAGTTCGCACACATGCACCACCACGAACGGGGCCACCCGTCACACACCCAGTCGACAGAGGAGGCGATCTACCTGGCGCTTGCGGGCCGGTCGGTCGAACAGCGGAAACTCACCCACTGCTACCAGATCGCCAACCACATGCGCGATGTCTACGCCGACGACGTCTGGATGGCGATGGCACCGGGCGACAAACTCGTCCCCTTCCTGGAGGCGAGTCTGGCCGCGGCAGTCGCGGACCGTCCGGCTGACCCCCCGGGCTGGGACCACGTGACCCCGACGACACCACGCGATCGCGGCCCGGACGAACCGACCGCCAGGTTGACGCCGGCCGCCGATCCCGAGATCACCGCGGTCAACGCCGCGTTCGCGCTCGCACTGTGTGAGCGCCACGACCTCGTCGACGACGACCACCGGTTATACGATCTCGCGCACGCGGCGGCCGCCGACGCCGAGGGCGTCAGCCTCGCGGAGTTCAAGCGCCATTTCGCTTCGCTGTCACCCGACCCCGACGCCTCCGAATTCCGGAAGGCACTGGTCGACGTGACCCGCGCGTACGCCACCAGCGGGACGAAGGCAGCCGACTGA
- a CDS encoding energy-coupling factor transporter transmembrane component T family protein produces MLTYEPGATVAHRLDARSKLAFQVGFAVAVFARPTPTRLAGLAVLAGVVLTAGRLSPLTVLRNYWFVVAILALGPLSAAVVLGSPWLAPDRALVPTVAVTRVLLVLFVSAAYVRTTPVRATRAAIQRHVPGRFGQALGVGVALTFRFLPVLRRDLLSVQDAIRARGGQRRSVVDRARRIAVVGLARALGRADHLSVALRARCFAWNPTPPAMAFGRGDYLVVTAAVALAVSPLVTA; encoded by the coding sequence ATGCTGACCTACGAACCGGGTGCGACGGTGGCCCATCGGCTCGACGCGCGGTCGAAACTCGCCTTCCAGGTGGGGTTCGCCGTCGCCGTCTTCGCCCGACCGACACCGACCCGGCTCGCCGGGCTGGCCGTTCTCGCCGGGGTCGTGCTGACGGCGGGACGGCTCTCGCCGCTGACGGTGCTCCGGAACTACTGGTTCGTCGTCGCTATCCTCGCGCTCGGGCCGCTCTCGGCCGCGGTGGTCCTCGGGTCGCCCTGGCTGGCCCCCGACCGCGCGCTGGTGCCGACAGTCGCGGTGACCCGCGTCCTCCTGGTACTGTTCGTCAGCGCAGCCTACGTCCGGACGACGCCGGTTCGGGCGACGCGGGCCGCCATCCAGCGACACGTCCCCGGCCGCTTCGGCCAGGCGCTCGGTGTCGGCGTCGCGCTCACGTTCCGGTTTCTCCCCGTGCTCCGGCGGGATCTCCTGTCGGTTCAGGACGCGATCCGGGCACGCGGTGGGCAACGGCGCTCCGTCGTCGACCGGGCGCGCCGGATCGCCGTCGTCGGCCTCGCACGAGCGTTGGGGCGTGCCGATCACCTCTCTGTCGCCCTTCGAGCCCGGTGTTTCGCCTGGAACCCGACGCCGCCGGCGATGGCTTTCGGGCGGGGCGATTACCTGGTGGTCACGGCCGCCGTCGCACTCGCGGTCTCGCCGCTGGTCACCGCGTGA
- a CDS encoding energy-coupling factor ABC transporter ATP-binding protein: MISVTDLVHRFGDAVALDRVSLTVPDGEFLLLVGPNGSGKTTLVRHCNALLEPDSGTVTVDGVDVTEDPVAARTSVGMVFQHPRDQLVAATVGADVAFGPENLGLERAEIDRRVTEALAAVDLAGREEARIDALSGGQQARVAIAGALAMEPTHLVLDEPFAGLDLRARRSVLAKLDELAAEGTSVVVVTHDLRDLRERADRIVALSEGRIVADGDPETVVPDLEPLGVDAGC, from the coding sequence ATGATCTCCGTCACCGATCTCGTCCACCGGTTCGGGGACGCCGTCGCTCTCGACCGCGTCTCGCTGACCGTCCCCGACGGGGAGTTTCTCCTGCTGGTCGGCCCGAACGGGAGCGGAAAGACGACGCTCGTCCGCCACTGTAACGCCCTGCTGGAACCCGATTCGGGGACCGTCACCGTCGACGGCGTCGACGTGACCGAGGACCCGGTCGCGGCACGGACGAGCGTCGGGATGGTGTTCCAACACCCCCGCGATCAGTTAGTGGCTGCGACCGTCGGCGCCGACGTGGCCTTCGGCCCGGAGAACCTAGGATTGGAGCGGGCAGAGATCGACCGCCGGGTCACCGAGGCACTGGCGGCCGTCGACCTGGCCGGTCGCGAGGAGGCACGTATCGACGCACTCTCGGGCGGGCAGCAAGCCCGGGTGGCGATCGCCGGAGCGCTGGCGATGGAACCGACCCATCTCGTGCTGGACGAACCCTTCGCCGGCCTGGACCTACGGGCGCGGCGGTCGGTACTCGCGAAACTCGACGAACTCGCCGCCGAGGGGACCAGCGTCGTCGTCGTCACGCACGATCTACGGGACCTCCGGGAGCGGGCGGACCGGATCGTCGCTCTGTCCGAGGGTCGGATCGTCGCCGACGGCGATCCCGAGACGGTCGTGCCCGATCTGGAACCGCTCGGTGTCGACGCGGGATGCTGA